One Acanthochromis polyacanthus isolate Apoly-LR-REF ecotype Palm Island chromosome 6, KAUST_Apoly_ChrSc, whole genome shotgun sequence DNA segment encodes these proteins:
- the wdr46 gene encoding WD repeat-containing protein 46 — translation MASPGEEATGDSHVGKNKKPPARYWQELPDKGKDEKDEEKPLPQKDQQTQKAKKRKQQEDQRDGKKFVSGKSDPFPGPAPLSKERVQKFKRKDKAKRPRNQHFKLRDIMKRSDEASEMSQKQAARFDILLPEDAGFLEGDEDEDTCTISQEDIAEAVDITSGTKYFNLKLSQFGPYRVDYTKTGRHLLLGGRRGHVACIDWQSKHLMCEINVMESVNDVKWLHSEAMYAVAQKKWLYIYDSNGIELHCIRKFNDVLRMQFLPYHFLLATASATSFLQYLDVSVGKEVAAFCTKMGRLDVMCQNPHNAIIHLGHPNGTVTLWSPNQKEALVKMLCHQGGVRSVTVDKTGTYMVTSGLDKKLKVYDIRAFKPLKSYFLPAGASCLSLSQRGLLSAATGDVVQVYRDVWSAPVTKPYMAHRVRGSVWGLHFCPFEDVLGVGHGDGFTSMLVPGAGEPNFDGLDANPYRSAKQRQEWEVKALLEKIQPELISLDPTELGYVDRATFEQRHQDRVQALGYDPLAKEKFVPKYKKKGRSSAGAVERRKKQVAHEDQRDEIRKTVEDKMKMEKETKERAKKKAALSNQKSALDRFKK, via the exons ATGGCGTCTCCCGGCGAAGAAGCGACGGGTGATTCACACGTGGGGAAAAATAAGAAG CCACCAGCTCGTTATTGGCAGGAGTTACCAGATAAAGGGAAAGATGAAAAGGATGAAGAAAAGCCTCTGCCGCAGAAGGATCAACAGacacagaaagcaaagaaaagaaagcaacaagAGGATCAAAGAGATGGAAAGAAATTTGTTTCAGGG AAATCCGACCCTTTCCCAGGTCCTGCTCCACTTTCAAAAGAGAGGGTGCAGAAATTCAAGAGGAAAGATAAGGCTAAAAGG CCTCGTAACCAGCATTTCAAGCTGAGAGACATAATGAAAAGATCAGATGAAGCCTCagaaatgtcccagaaacaAGCTGCCCGGTTTGACATCCTGCTCCCCGAGGATGCAGG GTTTCTAGAAGGAGATGAAGATGAGGACACATGTACAATCTCACAGGAGGACATTGCAGAAGCAGTGGACATAACCTCTGGAACAAAG TATTTCAACCTGAAACTCTCTCAATTTGGGCCATATCGAGTTGACTACACTAAGACTGGACG TCACCTGCTGCTTGGTGGGAGGAGAGGCCACGTTGCTTGTATAGACTGGCAGTCCAAACATCTGATGTGTGAGATAAACGTGATGGAGTCTGTTAACGATGTAAA GTGGCTCCATAGTGAGGCTATGTATGCAGTGGCTCAGAAGAAGTGGCTGTACATCTATGACTCCAATGGAATAGAGCTTCACTGCATCCGCAAGTTCAATGACGTCCTTCGCATGCAGTTCCTCCCCTACCACTTTTTACTCGCCACAGCG AGTGCTACAAGTTTCCTGCAGTACCTGGACGTGTCAGTAGGAAAGGAGGTGGCAGCATTCTGCACCAAGATGGGCCGACTTGACGTGATGTGCCAGAACCCTCATAATGCTATCATCCACCTGGGACACCCCAACGGTACGGTCACCCTCTGGTCGCCAAACCAGAAAGAAGCGCTCGTCAAGATGCTCTGTCACCAAGGCGGTGTGCGCTCTGTCACTGTGGACAAGACGGGCAC ATACATGGTGACATCTGGTCTGGATAAAAAGCTGAAAGTGTATGACATTAGAGCCTTCAAACCCCTCAAGTCATACTTCCTCCCTGCTGGAGCTTCCTGTTTATCGCTGAGCCAGAGGGGACTGCTGTCTGCAGCCACGGGAGATGTTGTTCAG GTGTACAGGGACGTATGGAGCGCTCCGGTGACTAAACCCTACATGGCTCACAGAGTTCGGGGATCAGTGTGGGGGCTGCACTTCTGTCCTTTTGAGGATGTCCTTGGAGTTGGGCATGGAGACGGTTTCACCAGCATGCTCGTACCTG GAGCGGGTGAGCCTAACTTTGATGGTCTGGATGCAAATCCATACCGCAGTGCGAAGCAGAGGCAGGAATGGGAGGTTAAAGCCCTGCTGGAGAAGATCCAGCCAGAACTCATCAGCCTCGATCCTACTGAGCTGGGATACGTTGACCGTGCAACATTTGAACAAAGGCATCAAGACAGGGTCCAAGCTCTG ggCTATGATCCGCTTGCTAAAGAAAAATTTGTTCCCAAGTATAAGAAAAAAGGTCGTAGTTCTGCTGGTGCCGTTGAAAGGCGCAAAAAGCAAGTGGCTCACGAGGACCAGAGG GACGAAATCAGGAAAACTGtggaagacaaaatgaaaatggaaaaagaaaccaAGGAGAGAGCGAAGAAAAAGGCAGCTCTATCTAATCAGAAATCTGCCCTGGACAGattc